The segment ATTATAAGCAAAAGCAGCCGGAAGAAGCCACAGCAGAGGACAGGGAAAATGGAAGCCTTTGTAACCACGGGTCTGGTACTGAAGGAGACCCGCTATAAGGAATCGGATCGGATCCTGACAATCCTGACGCCGGAGCTGGGCGTGATCTCAGCCTCTGCACAGAGCAGCCTGCGGCTGAAAAGCAAATTGTTCAGCGCCTGCGGGCTGTTCTGCTATTCAGAGTTTACGCTGGTGCCGGGCCGCAACATGTATACCGTGCGGGAAGCCGAAGTGAAAAACGTCTTTCACGGCATTTCGGCCAGCATTGAAGGCATGAGCCTTGCGATGTATATGGCTGAAATGGCAATGACTCTTTCGCCCACCGGGCAGGAAGCACAGCGGGAACTCCGGCTTTTGTTAAACTGCTTTTATATGGTCAGTGAGAGCAAAACAGACCTACGGGTGGTCAAAGCCGTTTTTGAGCTGCGCACAATGAGTGAATGCGGCTTTATGCCGCAGATCGTATGCTGCCGTGACTGCGGTGTGTACGATGGAGCCGCCTTTTATCTGGATGTGCAGGAGGGGCATCTGCTTTGTGCGGATTGTGCCGCAAAGCAGGGTAAGACCTGCAATCTGGATCAGGGTGCTTTGTATGCATTGCGGCATATCTGTCTTGTAGACGACAAAAAAATATTTGCATTTAAAATATCTGTGGGCAGTCTGGAAAAGCTTGCTGCGGTGGCAGAGCGGTATGCTCTGGTCCATCTGGATAAGCCCTTGAAAAGCTATGACTTTTTAAAATCACTGTTGCCCTGAACATAAAGGAAACCCTATGGAAACAAGTTACTTAAAAACACTGGAACTGGATAAGATCATCGCCCGTGCAGCAGAAGGCTGTGTGTGCAAGGAAGCACATGAGATGCTGCTTGCCCTTCAGCCGCAGTGCGACCCAGACGAAGTGCGCTATGCGCTGGAGCAGACCGACGCGATCAATACCCTGCTGATCAAGAATGGCTCGCCTCGTTTTGGCGGTGTAGAAAATGTCAGCCAGCTGGCGGCACGCGCGGTCAAGGGCGGTGTGCTCTCAATGGGTGAGCTGCTGATGGTAGCCGGTGCGCTGCGCAATTTTCAGAATCTTTCAAGCTGGTATGGAGCATCGGAGCACGATGCTCTGCCGACAGATGATCTGTTCTATGCACTGGCACCGCAGCCAAGTCTGGAACAGCAGATCTCCAGCGCCATTTTGGCACCGGATGCCATGGCAGACACGGCTTCCCATACGCTGAATGACCTGCGCAAGAAGATCCGCGCCACCGAAAACAGCATCCGAGACCGCTTGGAAAGCATGGTGCGCAACATGGACACCTCCAAATACCTGCAGGAGAGTGTGGTATCCATGCGCAACGGCCGGTATGTTGTGCCGGTCAAGAGTGAATATCGCGGCGAAGTGAGCGGCATTATCCACGACGTATCCTCCACTGGAGCCACGGTTTTTGTGGAGCCGCAGGCCGTTGTGGAAGCAAATGCCCGCATTTTGCAGTATCGCGCACAGGAAGCCCAGGAGATCGAACGCATATTGGTGGCGTTTACTGCACAGGTGGCCGCCATCGAACCGCAGTTCCAGTACAGCTATAAGGCCATGCTGGAAATTGACATTCTGCTGGCAAAAGCGCGTCTGGCGCTGGATCTCAAGGCCTTTAAGCCTGCTGTGCGTACAGACAATTCTTTCTCTCTGATCCGTGCGCGGCATCCGCTGATCGATCCTAAAAAGTGCGTGCCGGTAGATATTGCATTGGGCAGGGAATACGATTCGCTTATTATCACCGGCCCGAACACCGGCGGCAAGACCGTCACCTTGAAAACCGCCGGTCTGCTGTGCGCTATGGCGCAGTGCGGCTTTTTGATCCCGGCTGATGAGCGCAGCGAGATCTGCGTATTTGACGAATTTCTGGTAGACATCGGCGACGAGCAGAGCATTGAGCAGAGCCTTTCCACCTTCTCCGGCCACATGAAAAAGATCACCGGAATCTTGGAGCTTGCCATGCCGCATACGCTGGTGCTGCTGGACGAGTTGGGTGCCGGCACCGACCCCGCTGAGGGCGCTGCATTGGCTGTTGCCATTATTGAGGAACTGCGCCGCCGCGGCGTTTTGCTGATGGCCACCACCCATTACGCAGAGCTCAAGGTGTTTGCACTGGAAACAAAAGGCGTGGTCAATGCCAGCTGTGAGTTCGATCTGGAAACACTGCGCCCCACCTACAAACTGAGTGTCGGCGTACCGGGCAAATCCAATGCATTCCTCATCAGTGAAAAACTTGGCATCCCGGAGCGTGTCATTGAAGCGGCGCAGCAGCACCTGTCCGCAGAGGATAAGCGGCTGGATGCTGTTCTGGGGCAGCTGGACGATTTGAAATTACAGCTGAAGGAAAGCCAGAACGAGGTGGAAGAGCTGAAAAATGAGGCCTCGCATCAGCTGGAAGCTGCCCAGAAAAAACGTGATGAGCTGATCCAGCAAGGCGAAAATGAGCTGGAAGCCGCCCGTGCCAAGGCCCGCGCACTGGCTCAGCAGGTGGAAAGTCAGGCCTACGCTCTGACCGATGAGCTGCGCCAGCTGCAGAAAGATGAACGCATGAGCACCCAGCAGAAGGCACAGCGTGCACGTGAGATTGCAAAGAAAGAATCCGAAAAACTCTTTATCGGCACAGAAGTGGTGCACAATCCCGTCAAGGAGTTTGTGCCGCTGAAAGAGGTCAAAGTAGGGCAGGAGGTCTGCATTGCAGAGCTGAACCAGCTGGCCACCGTGCTGGCTCTGCCAGATAAAAACGGTGATGTGCTGGTGCGTGCCGGTATCATCAAGACCAAGGTTCCGCTCAAGGGATTGAAGCAGCCAGAAAAACTGGTCAAGGAAACGAAACCGCAGACCAAGGCGCAGCAGCGCTACTCCCGCCTGACCGGTGATGCCAACCGTCCAAACGGCAGGGTAGAGCGTGTGCAGCGTTCTGCTAAAATGGAATGCAATCTGCTCGGTCTGACCGTGGACGAAGCGTTGCCGGAGGTGGATTCCTTTATTGACCGTGCGATTCTGAACGGGCAGACGGTGGTCTACCTGATCCACGGCAATGGAACCGGTGCGTTGCGCACAGCCATTCATAAGCATCTGCGCGGAAACCGCATGGTCAAAAGTTTTCGTCTGGGCCGCTACGGCGAAGGTGAAAGCGGCGTGACCGTGGTAGAACTGAAATAACAAAAAGCTATCCGGAGTATGATCTGGATAGCTTTTTTCTCTTGATCTGCAGGAATTTGCTGCGCAAGATCGTATTCTATAAGGAATACTGATATTAGAAGGAAGTAGGCCAACATGGCAAAACGATATTCCAAAGCCGCACATGCAAAAAGACACAAACAAACTTCTCACAAAATCAAAAACGTCATCATCCTGATTTTTTGCGGGGCGGCTATCTGGTTTGGCTGTTCACTTTGGTACGCAGCACGGACGCTGCAGGCGGCTCACCCCGCTGAAAGCATTGCCGGTGAAGAGTTTCGGCCACAGGTAGGCGACCCGCCATACCGGGTGGTGATCGATGCCGGGCATGGTGGTGCAGACCCGGGTGCAAGGGGAGTCGTTGAAGAAAAAAATATGACGGCTGCCACAGCAGCAGAACTGATCCGATTGTTACAGCAGGATGCAAATTTTATCCCGCTGCAGACCCGTAACAGCTTCGATGAGACCGCAACGCCTGCACAGCGTGCGGCTCGGGCTTCGGAGCAGTCGCCGCAGCTGCTGCTCTCTATCCATGGCAACTCTGCTGCAAATGGCTCCACGGCATCCGGCTTTGAATGCTATCCGTCCGTACCGGGCCGCACCTGGCATCAGGAAAGCTTTTATTTTGCACAGCTGCTTGCGGAAGGGATGCAGGCCTCAGGCGCAGCATTGCGCGGGCACGGGGGAGTCCGGTACATCTATTATCTGGAAAACGATCAGAAACAACTGGTGGAGAGCACCCATACCGAAATACGGGAAGAGCGCAGCTTTACATTGTTAGAAGACGTGAACTGTCCGGCTGTATTGGTAGAACAGTGCTTTGTAACGAATGAAGCCGATGCAGCACGATTCGGCAGCGAAGAAGGCTGTAAAAAAGCGGCACGCATTTATTATGAGGCGATCTGTGAATACTTTGGCACACAGCCGCAGTCTGAACAGTTGGCCGGACTTTCCCTGAATTGAACAAAAAGAGATGTACCGGCAGAACGATCCTGTTCCAGACGATGCACTCACAAACGGGTCTCCGAACTCGAAAGTGGAAGAGAGAGGGGATCTGCTTTTTTGATTACATGTATTTCGTATAATGCACGTTATGTGAAATATAGGGGAGTGAAAAAGGCCTCTTTTCTCAGATTCGGCTTTTTCGGCAGTCTGTGGACCTTTCGCTGACTGCAGTGCTGTTTTATCGGCTTTTTGCAGTTTTTCATCGTTTGATGCATTTCATTTGCGTTTTACTGTTGTAATTCTTTTTTCGAATCATTTTCTATAACGGGTTTTACCGGACACACATACATTCGCTTTCTGCGTACAGTATTCTTTTTCAGGCACACATCTTTTACATTCATTATGCATTATGGTATCCGTGTTAGAACCATTCTGATCATTTTATTTTTCTGTGTATGACCATTCGTTCGTGCTATTTTAATTCGTTGGCTGGATTCCGGCCTATGATTCCATGATAACCTAGATAACCTATAAAAAACGTCTATGACAGATCCGAGTCCTAGACCTGTCACAGACGGTGCAGATTCATTTTGCATCATAATGATGTGTTTCTTGCTTATAAATAAAAATCAGCTGTTCCGGTTTTCAACGTCAGCATTCTGCGCCATGGCAAGCGCAGCAGCGTCCAGACCAATGCCATCCTTGGCTGTACCGTCAAACGCTTCCATCGGCACAGGCTCTTGCTCCGGCATTGTTTTCTCGCGGCTCTTCCCTGTTTCCTGTTCTGTTGTATCCAAGACTTTGGCCTCAGATTTTGGCTTTTTGAGTTTACCCAGAGGGTTTTCCTCAATAGCGGCACGCACCTGAAATTCTTGCAGATGCGTGTAAATTTGGGTAGTAGAAACGCTGCTGTGGCCCAGCAGCTGCTTTAAAGTCAGAATGTCCACATTACCAGTCTGATACATCAGCGTGGCTGCAGTGTGTCGCAGCTTATGGGTGGAAAAGCCCTTCAGTCCGGCAGCCTTCATGGCACCGGTAACAAGCTGCTCTACCCTGCGGTTTGAGATGCGTTCCTTGCGCCGCCGGGTGATGAATACGGCTTTTTCCTGCGGCAAAAGGCCTTCCATCGTGTTGCGCTTGCTTAAATAGAGCTGCAGTGCCTCAATGCATGCGTCATTCAGATAGACCATGCGCTCCTTATGGCCTTTGCCGAACAGCCGGATCTGGCGGTTTTCCAGATCGATATCGTCAAGATTCATTCCTACCAACTCGGCCAGACGCATCCCACAGTTTAGGAACAGCACGACCATGCAGTAATCTCGTTCTGGAAAATCGCTTTGTGTCTGCGTGCTTTCCAAAAGTTCAATGGACTGTTCCGCTGTCAGGTATTTGGGCAGAACTTTATCCTGCTTGGGTGGATGGATGGCGGCTGTGGGGTCCGCATCCAGCCGGTTGACCTGATTGACCAGATAATCGTAAAAGCCGTGCAGACTGGCCAGCCGCCGGGCGGTCGAAGATTTTTTGTTGCCGCATTCACGGCTCAAAAAATACAAATATTCATAAATATCTTCTTTTGTGACCGTTGCCCAGAATGCGGTATCCAGACCTTTCGGGTCGATGTCCTTCATTTCGCTGTCATCCGGAACAAGGCCGCGGCGGCGTTTCATGAAACGGCTGAAGCCGCGCAGGTCACAATAATAACTGAATGCCGTATTGGCGCTTTTGCCCGCGATCACTTCCAGGTAGCGGACATATTCTACGATATCCTGTGAAGCATCATCGAATGGCTTATGCTTGCCAGGATTTTTTTCATCCAGATAGATCGACATAGTTCCCTCTTATATTTATAAACGGTCCGATTTCAGCGCGTTGATGGCATCCGTGATATAGGCTGCACCGACCAGCTGCATTCCCGGGTAATCTGCCAGGCTCAGATGATTCAGGCTGTGCTTCGGGATCACCGCGCGTTCAAAACCAATACGTTCTGCCTCGTGCAGGCGCTGTTCCAAATTGGGAACGCTGCGTACTTCACCGCCAAGGCCG is part of the Faecalibacterium sp. HTF-F genome and harbors:
- a CDS encoding N-acetylmuramoyl-L-alanine amidase family protein; its protein translation is MAKRYSKAAHAKRHKQTSHKIKNVIILIFCGAAIWFGCSLWYAARTLQAAHPAESIAGEEFRPQVGDPPYRVVIDAGHGGADPGARGVVEEKNMTAATAAELIRLLQQDANFIPLQTRNSFDETATPAQRAARASEQSPQLLLSIHGNSAANGSTASGFECYPSVPGRTWHQESFYFAQLLAEGMQASGAALRGHGGVRYIYYLENDQKQLVESTHTEIREERSFTLLEDVNCPAVLVEQCFVTNEADAARFGSEEGCKKAARIYYEAICEYFGTQPQSEQLAGLSLN
- a CDS encoding tyrosine-type recombinase/integrase → MSIYLDEKNPGKHKPFDDASQDIVEYVRYLEVIAGKSANTAFSYYCDLRGFSRFMKRRRGLVPDDSEMKDIDPKGLDTAFWATVTKEDIYEYLYFLSRECGNKKSSTARRLASLHGFYDYLVNQVNRLDADPTAAIHPPKQDKVLPKYLTAEQSIELLESTQTQSDFPERDYCMVVLFLNCGMRLAELVGMNLDDIDLENRQIRLFGKGHKERMVYLNDACIEALQLYLSKRNTMEGLLPQEKAVFITRRRKERISNRRVEQLVTGAMKAAGLKGFSTHKLRHTAATLMYQTGNVDILTLKQLLGHSSVSTTQIYTHLQEFQVRAAIEENPLGKLKKPKSEAKVLDTTEQETGKSREKTMPEQEPVPMEAFDGTAKDGIGLDAAALAMAQNADVENRNS
- a CDS encoding endonuclease MutS2 codes for the protein METSYLKTLELDKIIARAAEGCVCKEAHEMLLALQPQCDPDEVRYALEQTDAINTLLIKNGSPRFGGVENVSQLAARAVKGGVLSMGELLMVAGALRNFQNLSSWYGASEHDALPTDDLFYALAPQPSLEQQISSAILAPDAMADTASHTLNDLRKKIRATENSIRDRLESMVRNMDTSKYLQESVVSMRNGRYVVPVKSEYRGEVSGIIHDVSSTGATVFVEPQAVVEANARILQYRAQEAQEIERILVAFTAQVAAIEPQFQYSYKAMLEIDILLAKARLALDLKAFKPAVRTDNSFSLIRARHPLIDPKKCVPVDIALGREYDSLIITGPNTGGKTVTLKTAGLLCAMAQCGFLIPADERSEICVFDEFLVDIGDEQSIEQSLSTFSGHMKKITGILELAMPHTLVLLDELGAGTDPAEGAALAVAIIEELRRRGVLLMATTHYAELKVFALETKGVVNASCEFDLETLRPTYKLSVGVPGKSNAFLISEKLGIPERVIEAAQQHLSAEDKRLDAVLGQLDDLKLQLKESQNEVEELKNEASHQLEAAQKKRDELIQQGENELEAARAKARALAQQVESQAYALTDELRQLQKDERMSTQQKAQRAREIAKKESEKLFIGTEVVHNPVKEFVPLKEVKVGQEVCIAELNQLATVLALPDKNGDVLVRAGIIKTKVPLKGLKQPEKLVKETKPQTKAQQRYSRLTGDANRPNGRVERVQRSAKMECNLLGLTVDEALPEVDSFIDRAILNGQTVVYLIHGNGTGALRTAIHKHLRGNRMVKSFRLGRYGEGESGVTVVELK
- the recO gene encoding DNA repair protein RecO, with translation MEAFVTTGLVLKETRYKESDRILTILTPELGVISASAQSSLRLKSKLFSACGLFCYSEFTLVPGRNMYTVREAEVKNVFHGISASIEGMSLAMYMAEMAMTLSPTGQEAQRELRLLLNCFYMVSESKTDLRVVKAVFELRTMSECGFMPQIVCCRDCGVYDGAAFYLDVQEGHLLCADCAAKQGKTCNLDQGALYALRHICLVDDKKIFAFKISVGSLEKLAAVAERYALVHLDKPLKSYDFLKSLLP